The following proteins come from a genomic window of Ferrovibrio sp. MS7:
- a CDS encoding 4a-hydroxytetrahydrobiopterin dehydratase, with translation MYSRGQQAEEAAMAIAKLNQEERTAALAALPHWSLVEGRDAIQRSLRFADFNAAFGFMACVALAAEKADHHPEWFNVWNRVDITLSTHDAGGISRRDIDLAKVIDAMALAMGATAMGGKAS, from the coding sequence TTGTATAGCCGCGGGCAGCAAGCGGAGGAGGCGGCCATGGCGATTGCCAAGCTGAATCAGGAAGAGCGCACAGCGGCGCTGGCGGCCTTGCCGCATTGGTCGCTGGTCGAGGGGCGCGATGCCATTCAGCGCTCCTTGCGCTTCGCCGACTTCAATGCCGCCTTCGGCTTCATGGCCTGCGTCGCGCTGGCAGCCGAAAAGGCGGACCATCATCCCGAATGGTTCAATGTCTGGAACCGCGTCGATATCACGCTCTCGACCCATGATGCCGGCGGCATAAGCCGCCGCGACATCGACCTGGCCAAGGTGATCGACGCCATGGCCCTTGCCATGGGGGCGACTGCCATGGGAGGCAAGGCATCATGA
- a CDS encoding SCO family protein → MNSALRGLVRGLAIAAVAAIVVFAGFYVVHWLDGGKQDSAGVGEVSIGGPYALTDQNGRAVTDKDFRGKLQLIYFGFTSCPDICPTALQTVAIALDEMGAAAKDVVPILITVDPERDTPPVMKEYVQAFHESMIGLTGTPEQIAAAAKAYRVYYQKVKLQNSSLDYSMDHSGFLYLMNRDGKYLAHFRHNATPEDIVKRVKAAL, encoded by the coding sequence ATGAATTCCGCTCTGCGTGGCCTGGTCCGCGGCCTGGCGATTGCTGCTGTTGCGGCCATCGTGGTCTTTGCCGGCTTCTATGTCGTGCATTGGCTGGATGGCGGCAAGCAGGACAGTGCCGGCGTCGGCGAGGTCAGCATCGGCGGCCCTTACGCGCTCACCGACCAGAATGGCCGCGCCGTCACCGACAAGGATTTCCGCGGCAAGCTGCAACTGATCTATTTCGGCTTCACCTCCTGCCCCGATATCTGCCCCACGGCGTTGCAGACGGTCGCTATCGCGCTGGACGAGATGGGAGCTGCGGCAAAGGACGTGGTGCCGATCCTGATCACCGTGGACCCGGAACGCGATACGCCGCCGGTGATGAAGGAATATGTGCAGGCCTTCCACGAATCCATGATCGGCCTCACCGGCACGCCGGAGCAGATTGCCGCAGCAGCGAAGGCCTACCGCGTCTACTATCAGAAAGTGAAGCTGCAAAATTCCAGCCTGGACTATTCCATGGATCATTCCGGCTTCCTCTACCTGATGAACCGGGACGGCAAATATCTGGCGCATTTCCGCCACAACGCCACGCCGGAAGATATCGTGAAGCGAGTCAAGGCGGCGCTCTGA
- a CDS encoding polyhydroxyalkanoate depolymerase has translation MLYQLHEWQHAAMAPMRLMAEAQASLLNLPHPVNMMPAARGLAAGLEVFERVTRRYPKPKFGFEPVTVGGRKRAVNERVVLRLPFCQLKHFEREGTAQRKDPKLLIVAPLSGHYATLLRGTVEAMLPNHEVYITDWRDARLVPLRDGDFGLDDYIDYIIHFLHHLGPNTHVMGVCQPSVPVLAAVALMSQARNPNVPASMTLMGGPIDTRLSPTVPNTLAQERSIEWFEHSVINRVPVNYPGFMRRVYPGFIQLSGFMSMNIDRHVGAHVRLFHHLIQGDGDSAQQHKAFYDEYLSVMDLPADYYLETVQRVFQQHLLPLHRFPWRGQIIDTNAIERTALLTVEGELDDISGIGQTHAAHTICGRIPKAKREHHLQPSVGHYGVFNGRRWREQIAPRVTAFIARHDRNT, from the coding sequence ATGCTCTATCAACTACACGAATGGCAGCATGCTGCCATGGCGCCGATGCGTCTCATGGCCGAAGCACAGGCTAGCCTGCTGAACCTGCCGCATCCGGTGAACATGATGCCGGCGGCGCGCGGTCTGGCGGCCGGCCTGGAAGTGTTCGAGCGCGTCACACGGCGCTATCCGAAGCCGAAATTCGGCTTTGAGCCTGTCACCGTCGGCGGCCGCAAGCGCGCAGTGAACGAGCGCGTGGTGCTGCGCCTGCCATTCTGCCAGCTCAAGCATTTCGAGCGCGAGGGCACCGCCCAGCGCAAGGACCCCAAGCTGCTGATCGTAGCGCCGCTCTCGGGTCATTACGCCACGCTGCTGCGCGGTACTGTGGAAGCGATGCTGCCGAATCATGAGGTCTATATCACCGACTGGCGCGATGCCCGGCTGGTGCCATTGCGCGACGGTGATTTCGGCCTCGATGATTACATCGACTACATCATCCATTTTCTGCATCATCTCGGCCCCAACACCCATGTGATGGGGGTGTGCCAGCCGAGCGTGCCGGTGCTGGCGGCGGTGGCGCTGATGAGCCAGGCGCGCAATCCCAATGTGCCCGCTTCCATGACCCTGATGGGCGGCCCGATCGACACACGCTTAAGCCCCACGGTGCCGAACACCTTGGCGCAGGAACGCTCCATCGAATGGTTCGAGCATTCGGTGATCAACCGCGTGCCGGTGAATTATCCGGGCTTCATGCGCCGCGTCTATCCCGGCTTCATCCAGCTCTCCGGCTTCATGAGCATGAATATCGACCGCCATGTCGGCGCTCATGTGCGGCTGTTTCACCACCTGATCCAGGGCGATGGCGACAGCGCGCAGCAGCACAAGGCTTTCTACGACGAATATCTCTCGGTGATGGACCTGCCGGCGGATTACTACCTCGAAACCGTGCAGCGCGTGTTCCAGCAGCATCTGCTGCCGCTGCACCGTTTTCCCTGGCGCGGCCAGATCATCGATACCAATGCCATCGAGCGTACCGCCCTGCTCACCGTGGAAGGTGAACTCGACGATATTTCCGGCATCGGCCAGACCCATGCGGCGCATACCATCTGCGGCCGCATCCCGAAGGCAAAGCGCGAGCACCATTTGCAGCCCAGCGTGGGCCATTACGGCGTGTTCAACGGCCGCCGCTGGCGCGAGCAGATCGCGCCGCGTGTCACCGCTTTCATCGCCAGGCATGATCGGAACACCTGA
- a CDS encoding YcgN family cysteine cluster protein, translating to MPGEKPFWRRKTLKQLTTAEWEALCDGCGKCCLYRLEDEDEGTLEATNVACRLLDCKSGACSNYAKRKEIVPDCIKLTPAVVAKMDWLPATCGYRRVHLGKDLPWWHYLKSGDRDLVHKLGVSVRGKAISELKAGPLEHHIVDWVDHPGPPKPKKSAKKKTKRG from the coding sequence ATGCCGGGAGAAAAGCCTTTCTGGCGCCGCAAGACGCTGAAGCAGCTCACCACCGCCGAGTGGGAGGCGCTCTGCGACGGCTGCGGCAAATGCTGCCTCTATCGCCTCGAGGATGAGGACGAAGGCACGCTGGAGGCAACCAATGTCGCCTGCCGTCTGCTCGACTGCAAATCCGGCGCCTGCTCCAATTACGCCAAGCGCAAGGAAATCGTGCCGGACTGCATCAAGCTGACCCCGGCTGTGGTGGCGAAGATGGACTGGCTGCCGGCCACCTGCGGCTATCGCCGGGTACATCTCGGCAAGGACCTGCCCTGGTGGCATTACCTCAAGAGCGGCGACCGCGATCTGGTGCATAAGCTCGGTGTCTCGGTGCGCGGCAAGGCGATCTCGGAATTGAAGGCCGGGCCGCTGGAGCATCATATCGTCGACTGGGTCGACCATCCTGGCCCGCCGAAGCCCAAGAAGTCGGCGAAGAAAAAGACCAAGCGGGGCTAA
- a CDS encoding AAA family ATPase yields MKRLILLPERIDRAAFPFSRLSWLEDDFQLGFTAPITILAGENGSGKSTLLEAIASLCGFSAYGGNQHHRLLHVGGANPLRDALRAAWLPKVTHGFFFRAESFFNLANYIDEEGDKDYWGGKKLLDQSHGESFLATFESKFKSRKPSIYILDEPEAALSPQRMRRFLRLMDRWQNGSHVQAIIATHSPIIMGLPGADLRLINDEGITPCRLRDVPHFHEMQNYFADPDSYYDDAINAPLPEDDEGQSEN; encoded by the coding sequence TTGAAACGCCTGATCTTGCTGCCGGAACGGATCGACCGCGCGGCCTTCCCGTTCTCGCGTCTCTCCTGGCTCGAGGATGACTTCCAGCTCGGCTTCACGGCCCCCATCACGATTCTGGCAGGCGAGAATGGCAGCGGCAAATCGACACTCCTGGAAGCCATCGCCAGCCTTTGCGGTTTTTCCGCCTATGGCGGCAACCAGCATCACCGGCTGCTGCATGTCGGTGGCGCCAATCCGTTGCGCGACGCCTTGCGGGCCGCCTGGCTACCGAAGGTGACGCATGGCTTCTTCTTCCGCGCCGAAAGCTTCTTCAATCTGGCGAACTACATCGACGAGGAAGGCGACAAGGATTATTGGGGCGGCAAGAAGCTGCTGGATCAGAGTCATGGGGAATCTTTTCTCGCCACCTTCGAGAGCAAGTTCAAAAGCCGCAAGCCCAGCATCTATATCCTCGATGAGCCCGAGGCTGCGCTGTCGCCGCAACGCATGCGGCGTTTCCTGCGCCTGATGGACCGCTGGCAGAATGGCAGCCATGTGCAGGCGATCATCGCCACCCATTCGCCGATCATCATGGGTCTGCCCGGCGCCGACCTGCGACTGATCAATGACGAGGGCATCACGCCCTGCCGCCTGCGCGATGTGCCGCATTTCCATGAGATGCAGAATTATTTCGCCGATCCGGACAGCTATTACGACGACGCGATCAACGCGCCGCTGCCGGAGGATGACGAGGGTCAGAGCGAGAATTAG
- a CDS encoding AAA family ATPase, which yields MLTSPFLKRITLLPERMLPDLFPFSRLKWLNEDFEISLTSPITILAGENGSGKSTLLEAIARLAGFPAYGGSRDHQLLSGVGSDPLAHALRASWLPKVTRGFFFRAESFFNLADYIDRDGNPDAWGGRNLHGQSHGESFLATFRHRLNSQERAFYILDEPEAALSPQRLRQFIRILDEWQTSSRTQAIIATHSPIIMGLPGADLRLINAEGIAPCRLRDVPHFRELQGYFDDPDSYYDEAINTPLPDLPPALPFDPDDEPY from the coding sequence ATGCTGACCAGCCCGTTTCTCAAGCGCATCACCCTGCTGCCGGAGCGGATGCTTCCGGATCTCTTCCCATTCAGCCGGCTGAAATGGCTGAACGAAGACTTCGAGATCAGCCTGACTTCGCCCATCACCATCCTGGCCGGTGAGAATGGCAGCGGCAAATCCACCTTGCTGGAAGCCATTGCCCGCCTCGCCGGTTTTCCGGCCTATGGCGGCAGCCGGGATCACCAGTTGCTGTCAGGCGTCGGTTCCGATCCGCTGGCCCATGCCCTGCGTGCCTCCTGGCTGCCCAAGGTGACGCGGGGCTTCTTCTTCCGTGCCGAAAGCTTTTTCAATCTCGCCGACTATATCGACCGCGACGGTAATCCCGATGCCTGGGGCGGCCGCAATCTGCATGGGCAGAGCCATGGCGAATCCTTCCTCGCCACCTTCCGCCACCGCCTGAACAGCCAGGAGCGCGCCTTCTACATCCTGGACGAACCCGAGGCGGCTTTGTCGCCGCAGCGGCTGCGGCAGTTCATCCGTATCCTGGATGAATGGCAGACCTCGAGCCGCACCCAGGCCATCATCGCCACCCATTCGCCGATCATCATGGGGCTGCCCGGCGCCGACCTGCGGCTGATCAATGCCGAGGGCATCGCGCCCTGTCGCCTGCGCGATGTGCCGCATTTCCGCGAGTTGCAGGGCTATTTCGACGATCCCGACAGCTATTACGACGAAGCCATCAACACGCCGCTGCCCGATCTGCCCCCGGCCCTGCCGTTCGACCCGGATGACGAGCCTTACTGA
- a CDS encoding KdsC family phosphatase — MSDSISLDAALIASLSQIKLLSLDLDGTLTDGGLYYFEDGGEARKYHVQDGFGIVAVQKAGIAVCLITMSNTPAIARRAERLRIKHCHMGVHDKLPVLRTICADLGIGLHQVAHMADDINDLTVLHEVGLPIAVANARPAVKQASRYVTQAKGGDGAVREICDFLLDYQKR, encoded by the coding sequence ATGTCTGATTCCATTTCGCTGGACGCTGCCCTGATTGCTTCGCTGTCCCAGATCAAGCTGCTGTCGCTCGATCTCGATGGCACGCTCACCGATGGCGGGCTGTATTATTTCGAGGATGGCGGCGAGGCGCGCAAATACCATGTGCAGGATGGCTTCGGCATCGTCGCGGTGCAGAAGGCCGGCATCGCCGTCTGCCTGATCACCATGAGCAATACGCCGGCCATCGCGCGCCGCGCCGAGCGGCTGCGCATCAAGCATTGCCATATGGGCGTGCATGACAAGCTGCCGGTGCTCAGGACGATCTGCGCTGATCTCGGCATCGGTCTGCACCAGGTGGCGCATATGGCTGATGACATCAACGACCTCACCGTGCTGCACGAAGTTGGCCTGCCGATTGCGGTGGCCAATGCGCGGCCGGCAGTGAAACAGGCATCGCGCTATGTCACGCAAGCCAAGGGTGGCGATGGCGCCGTGCGCGAGATTTGCGATTTCCTGCTCGACTATCAGAAAAGATAA
- a CDS encoding SDR family NAD(P)-dependent oxidoreductase, with amino-acid sequence MAIDFQGRVAIVTGAGSGLGRSHALALAARGARVVVNDLGGAVDGTGGSAKAADQVVAEIKAAGGEAVANHDSVSDAAGAARIVQAAMDAWDRVDVLVNNAGILRDKSFAKMELGDFDTVVDVHLLGSAYVTKAAWPVMQAQNYGRIVMTTSAAGLYGNFGQTNYAAAKLGLVGLMNALKQEGAKNGILVNTIAPVAATRMTEALFPPALLPHLKPEYITAAVVYLCSEACNATGDIVSAGAGFYAKAQVVESEGVFFGAGSSVSPEMIAENYGRITDMSQARAYAAAMEEVAKIFGFFQKK; translated from the coding sequence ATGGCCATCGATTTCCAGGGGCGCGTTGCCATTGTCACCGGTGCCGGCTCGGGCTTGGGCCGCAGCCATGCGCTGGCGCTGGCTGCGCGCGGCGCCCGCGTGGTGGTGAACGATCTCGGCGGCGCGGTGGATGGCACCGGCGGTTCGGCCAAGGCGGCGGACCAAGTGGTGGCTGAGATCAAGGCCGCTGGTGGTGAAGCGGTGGCGAACCATGACAGCGTTTCCGATGCGGCAGGTGCCGCACGCATCGTTCAGGCGGCCATGGATGCCTGGGACCGCGTCGATGTGCTGGTGAACAATGCCGGTATCCTGCGCGACAAGAGCTTCGCCAAGATGGAACTCGGTGATTTCGATACCGTGGTGGATGTGCATCTGCTTGGCTCGGCCTATGTCACCAAGGCAGCCTGGCCGGTGATGCAGGCGCAAAATTACGGCCGCATCGTCATGACCACTTCGGCTGCCGGGCTCTATGGCAATTTCGGCCAGACCAACTATGCCGCCGCCAAGCTCGGCCTGGTCGGCCTGATGAACGCGCTGAAGCAGGAAGGTGCCAAGAACGGCATCCTGGTCAACACCATCGCGCCGGTGGCCGCCACGCGCATGACCGAAGCCCTGTTTCCGCCGGCCCTGCTGCCGCATCTCAAGCCGGAATACATCACCGCCGCCGTGGTCTATCTCTGCTCGGAAGCCTGCAATGCCACCGGCGATATCGTTTCCGCCGGCGCCGGCTTCTATGCCAAGGCGCAGGTGGTGGAAAGCGAAGGCGTGTTCTTCGGTGCCGGCAGCAGTGTGTCGCCAGAAATGATCGCCGAGAATTACGGCCGCATTACCGATATGAGCCAGGCGCGCGCCTATGCCGCGGCCATGGAGGAAGTGGCGAAGATTTTTGGCTTCTTCCAGAAGAAGTGA
- a CDS encoding hydrolase — MLPVSRRSFLLGTAGAATLPLLGCASTPVVPPPVPIVFVHGNGDTAALWHTMLWRFESNGFPRDRLAAIDFRYPLSRSVDDKEQELRSSTAEARQELAAFVAEVKQRTGAEKVALVASSRGGNAVRNFIKNGGGTAHVSHAILCGTPNHGVIVSDRILVGSEFNGAGAFLRQLNDGPNEVVPGTQWATTRSDNADKFAQPDGRYLGLPAGTPTGVTFEGPALKGAKDIVLPGLDHREVAFHPKAFAAIYEFLLGKPPASLAIQAEAAPVLNGKVNGMPGGTPTNLPVAGAKVEIYETDPATGQRRGLVHSKTTGSDGLWGPFTAKPDATYEFVVSAPGEAITHIYRTPFPRSSNLVHLRPGRLSDADKAAGSSITLTRPRGYFGHGRDVFTIDGAVAPGVSEGVPALSTGTLRLPAAAPRTVLVRGNDENFAVQSWPTAENRVVFAEMHY, encoded by the coding sequence ATGCTGCCTGTTTCCCGCCGCTCCTTCCTGCTCGGCACTGCCGGTGCAGCCACGCTGCCACTGCTCGGCTGCGCCAGCACGCCGGTGGTGCCGCCACCGGTGCCGATCGTGTTCGTGCATGGCAATGGCGACACCGCCGCCTTGTGGCACACCATGCTGTGGCGCTTTGAATCGAACGGCTTTCCGCGCGACCGCCTGGCCGCCATCGACTTCCGCTATCCGCTATCGCGCAGCGTCGATGACAAAGAGCAGGAACTGCGCTCCTCCACCGCCGAGGCCCGCCAAGAACTCGCCGCCTTTGTCGCCGAAGTGAAGCAACGCACCGGCGCCGAGAAAGTCGCGCTGGTCGCCTCCTCGCGCGGCGGCAACGCGGTGCGCAATTTCATCAAGAATGGCGGCGGCACCGCCCATGTCAGCCATGCCATCCTCTGCGGTACGCCGAACCATGGCGTGATCGTCTCCGACCGCATCCTGGTCGGCAGCGAATTCAACGGCGCCGGTGCTTTCCTGCGCCAGCTCAATGACGGGCCGAACGAAGTGGTGCCCGGCACGCAATGGGCCACCACGCGATCCGACAATGCCGACAAATTCGCTCAACCCGATGGCCGTTATCTCGGCCTGCCGGCCGGCACGCCCACCGGCGTCACCTTCGAGGGACCGGCCCTGAAGGGCGCCAAGGATATCGTGCTGCCGGGCCTGGACCACCGCGAGGTAGCGTTCCATCCCAAGGCCTTCGCGGCAATTTATGAATTCCTGCTCGGCAAGCCGCCGGCAAGCCTCGCGATCCAGGCCGAGGCCGCACCGGTACTGAACGGCAAGGTGAACGGCATGCCGGGCGGCACGCCGACCAATCTGCCGGTTGCCGGCGCCAAGGTGGAAATCTATGAGACCGATCCGGCGACCGGCCAGCGGCGCGGCCTGGTGCATAGCAAAACCACCGGCAGCGATGGCCTCTGGGGCCCCTTCACCGCCAAGCCGGACGCGACCTATGAATTCGTGGTCAGCGCGCCGGGCGAAGCGATCACCCATATCTACCGCACGCCCTTCCCGCGCTCATCCAACCTGGTGCATCTGCGCCCGGGCCGCCTGAGCGATGCCGACAAGGCGGCTGGCTCGTCGATCACGCTGACCCGGCCGCGTGGCTATTTCGGCCATGGCCGCGATGTCTTCACCATCGATGGCGCTGTGGCGCCGGGCGTGAGCGAAGGCGTGCCCGCACTATCCACCGGTACGCTGCGGCTGCCGGCGGCGGCGCCCCGCACCGTGCTGGTGCGCGGCAATGACGAAAACTTCGCGGTGCAGAGCTGGCCGACAGCCGAGAACCGCGTCGTCTTCGCCGAGATGCATTACTGA
- a CDS encoding MFS transporter, with protein sequence MTPRRLILLLSALGVFGILPNSSFPALVPDFIAAWGLSNAEAGWIAGMYYLGYMACVATAMLLTDRIDAKWVFLTGCVLAGGSTIIYAAIADGFWSAMLLRGIAGIGHAAIYMPGLRALTDRLNLLPGGSGPALQSRAVTLYTACYSVSIAASFTLTGLLAEWFGWRVSFAVVGALALLPAIVTWLVLSDLPPPKTAGKPRLDWRPVFRNRAALGYIVAYGAHGFELMAMRTWLTAFLVFALAREAANAPSWLPGPTLLAAFVTLIGLPASLLGNEVALKVGRRRALMVIMGISALMGIAYGFVSALPVLWLLLYMCVYFIFICGDSGSLTAGMMAAADPASRGATMAVHSIFGFGASVLGPLCVGLALDAVFPVFGQGVLSWGLGLAVMGFGAGLGPLALWWWAREKAPN encoded by the coding sequence ATGACCCCCCGCCGCCTGATTCTGCTGCTTTCCGCGCTGGGCGTGTTTGGCATCCTGCCCAATTCCAGTTTCCCCGCCCTGGTGCCGGATTTCATTGCCGCCTGGGGCCTAAGCAATGCCGAGGCCGGCTGGATCGCCGGCATGTACTACCTCGGCTACATGGCCTGCGTCGCCACGGCGATGCTGCTTACCGACCGTATCGATGCCAAATGGGTATTCCTCACCGGCTGCGTGCTGGCCGGTGGCAGCACCATCATCTACGCCGCCATTGCCGATGGCTTCTGGAGCGCCATGCTGCTGCGCGGTATCGCGGGGATCGGCCATGCCGCGATCTACATGCCCGGTCTGCGGGCGCTCACCGACCGGCTGAACCTGCTGCCGGGCGGCTCCGGCCCGGCGCTGCAAAGCCGTGCCGTCACCCTCTACACCGCCTGCTACTCGGTCAGCATCGCCGCCAGCTTCACGCTCACCGGCCTGCTGGCGGAGTGGTTCGGCTGGCGTGTCAGCTTCGCCGTTGTCGGCGCCCTGGCGCTGCTGCCCGCGATAGTGACCTGGCTGGTATTGTCGGATCTGCCGCCGCCGAAAACCGCAGGCAAGCCGCGGCTCGACTGGCGGCCGGTGTTCCGCAACCGGGCCGCCCTTGGCTATATCGTCGCCTATGGCGCCCATGGCTTCGAGCTGATGGCGATGCGCACCTGGCTCACGGCGTTTCTGGTTTTCGCCCTGGCGCGCGAGGCGGCGAACGCGCCCTCCTGGCTGCCCGGGCCGACCTTGCTCGCCGCTTTCGTCACCCTGATCGGCCTGCCGGCCAGCCTGCTTGGCAACGAGGTGGCGTTGAAGGTCGGCCGCCGCCGCGCACTGATGGTGATCATGGGTATCTCGGCGCTGATGGGCATCGCCTATGGCTTTGTCAGCGCGCTGCCTGTGCTCTGGCTGCTGCTCTACATGTGCGTCTACTTCATCTTCATCTGCGGCGATTCCGGCTCGCTCACCGCCGGCATGATGGCGGCGGCCGATCCGGCCTCGCGCGGCGCCACCATGGCGGTGCATTCGATCTTCGGCTTCGGCGCCAGCGTGCTTGGGCCGCTCTGCGTCGGCCTGGCGCTCGATGCCGTGTTCCCGGTCTTCGGCCAGGGTGTGCTGTCCTGGGGCTTGGGCCTGGCGGTGATGGGCTTTGGTGCCGGCCTGGGGCCGCTGGCGCTGTGGTGGTGGGCGCGGGAGAAAGCCCCCAACTAG
- a CDS encoding DoxX family protein, protein MLFAIRSALTALPLSPALLMLRIALAILFWRSGLTKVTTTASGMLPEIPPRLAAGVVDIFANEYRVPLLGPETAAMLGAGGELILSALLLFGLFGRFAAAGLLVVTLVIQWVYPGDWSDHLLWAGGLLLLVIRGPGSLSLDRLFWEPLNPRLRR, encoded by the coding sequence ATGCTGTTCGCGATCCGCAGCGCCCTCACCGCCTTGCCGCTCAGTCCGGCGCTGCTGATGCTGCGCATCGCGCTCGCGATACTGTTCTGGCGGTCCGGCCTCACCAAGGTCACCACCACGGCTTCGGGCATGCTGCCGGAAATACCGCCACGTCTGGCGGCCGGCGTGGTCGATATCTTCGCCAATGAATACCGCGTGCCGCTGCTGGGCCCGGAAACCGCCGCCATGCTGGGCGCCGGTGGCGAACTGATCCTTTCGGCCCTGCTGCTTTTCGGCCTGTTCGGCCGCTTCGCCGCCGCCGGCCTTTTGGTGGTGACACTGGTGATCCAGTGGGTTTATCCCGGCGACTGGAGCGATCACCTGTTGTGGGCCGGCGGCCTACTGCTGCTGGTTATCCGTGGCCCCGGCTCACTCTCGCTCGACCGCCTGTTCTGGGAACCGCTAAATCCGCGCCTGCGGCGTTAG
- a CDS encoding DNA-binding domain-containing protein → MNRLPDLQRDFAAALVGRPSAMAARVLEDAIPASSRIQVYADQFRISLIEALAATFPVSHALVGEAFFTQAARDFVLRQPPRDPRLFMYGGDFPAALRALRDLAGHAYLPCVAAFEWALHQAYHAEDAPPLGADDIGDAEAMAKRALRLHPSARRLDTPWPVSEIWQVHQPDAPAIDSIDLKQGGEQLLVWRAGIDLRWCKLTAAEAVFLDTILAGKSLAKAVAQAQAVAQAAGTFDFTASFAWCLEGGVFGRPG, encoded by the coding sequence ATGAACAGGCTGCCTGACCTGCAGCGCGATTTCGCCGCCGCCCTGGTCGGACGACCCAGCGCCATGGCGGCGCGCGTGCTAGAGGATGCCATCCCGGCCTCCAGCCGCATCCAGGTCTATGCCGATCAGTTCCGTATCAGCCTGATCGAGGCGCTGGCTGCCACGTTTCCAGTCAGCCATGCCCTGGTCGGCGAAGCCTTCTTCACCCAGGCGGCACGTGACTTCGTCTTGCGCCAGCCGCCGCGCGACCCCCGGCTGTTCATGTATGGCGGCGACTTTCCGGCGGCATTGCGGGCGTTGCGCGATCTCGCCGGCCATGCCTACCTGCCCTGCGTCGCGGCTTTCGAATGGGCCTTGCATCAGGCCTATCATGCCGAGGATGCGCCACCGCTGGGCGCCGACGATATCGGCGATGCCGAAGCCATGGCGAAGCGGGCCTTGCGGCTGCATCCTTCCGCCCGCCGCCTCGATACGCCCTGGCCGGTCAGCGAGATCTGGCAGGTGCACCAGCCCGATGCACCAGCCATCGACAGCATCGACCTGAAGCAGGGCGGCGAGCAATTGCTGGTCTGGCGTGCCGGCATCGATCTGCGCTGGTGCAAGCTGACGGCCGCGGAAGCCGTCTTCCTCGACACCATTCTCGCCGGCAAATCGCTGGCCAAGGCGGTGGCCCAAGCCCAGGCGGTGGCACAGGCAGCCGGAACATTCGACTTCACCGCCAGTTTTGCCTGGTGCCTGGAAGGCGGCGTCTTCGGACGGCCCGGCTGA
- the bufB gene encoding MNIO family bufferin maturase, whose protein sequence is MAAPFAASTGAAAMPLPAGIGMRAPHHVALLEQRPPVGWLEIHAESYMGGGAALHYLEQARQHWPIAVHGTGLGLGGSEPPNAAHLDRLAALVARTEPLLVSEHLAWTGIDGRYYNDQLPLPYTDETLEHCRRNVAAVMQRLQRPILIENPATYLRYSESHMSEVDFLTQLVASTGCGLLCDIGNIYVSSFNHIGAGAAHAVAEAYLEDLPRQAVRQLHLAGYREAELDGGDAILIDDHGTMVPEPLWRLYRHAVQLFPEAETLIEWDSNIPPLSALVAEAALADRHRAATLDSSPNGIDEQGDEQAA, encoded by the coding sequence ATGGCCGCCCCGTTTGCCGCTTCCACCGGTGCCGCAGCCATGCCGCTGCCGGCCGGCATCGGCATGCGCGCGCCGCATCATGTGGCTTTGCTCGAGCAGCGCCCGCCGGTCGGCTGGCTAGAAATCCATGCCGAGAGCTATATGGGCGGCGGTGCGGCACTGCATTACCTGGAGCAGGCACGCCAGCATTGGCCGATCGCCGTGCATGGCACCGGCCTTGGGCTTGGCGGCAGCGAACCGCCGAACGCGGCGCATCTCGACCGGCTCGCTGCCCTGGTGGCACGGACTGAACCGCTGCTGGTCTCTGAGCATCTCGCCTGGACCGGCATCGATGGCCGTTACTACAACGACCAACTGCCGCTGCCTTATACCGATGAGACCCTGGAGCATTGCCGCCGCAATGTCGCGGCAGTGATGCAGCGCCTGCAGCGCCCGATCCTGATCGAGAATCCCGCGACCTACCTGCGCTACAGCGAAAGCCATATGTCGGAGGTGGATTTCCTCACGCAACTGGTGGCCAGCACCGGCTGCGGCCTGCTCTGCGATATCGGCAACATCTATGTCTCGAGCTTCAACCATATCGGCGCTGGCGCTGCCCATGCGGTGGCGGAAGCCTATCTTGAGGACTTGCCACGCCAGGCGGTGCGGCAGCTTCACCTCGCCGGATACCGCGAGGCCGAGCTGGATGGCGGCGATGCCATCCTGATCGACGACCATGGCACCATGGTGCCGGAACCGCTCTGGCGGCTCTACCGCCATGCGGTGCAGCTATTTCCTGAAGCCGAGACGCTGATCGAGTGGGACAGCAACATCCCGCCGCTCAGTGCCCTGGTGGCGGAAGCCGCCCTGGCCGACCGCCACCGCGCCGCCACCCTCGACAGCAGCCCGAACGGCATTGATGAGCAGGGCGATGAACAGGCTGCCTGA